A window from Streptomyces subrutilus encodes these proteins:
- a CDS encoding AIM24 family protein: MKSDLFASENLAGPATAPGMSLQNAKSVKYAVNGEMLARQGSMVAWRGSLRFERKGQGIGGMLKRAVTGEGLALMSVRGQGEAWFAHQAGNCFIVDLEPGDGLTLNGRNVLCFDPTLSYEIKMVKGAGLAGGGLFNSVFTGTGRLALVCDGHPIIIPVTAQAPVYVDTDAVVGWSAGLETALHRSQSAGSMIRGGSGEAVQLMLRGEGFVIVRPSEVTETAAH; the protein is encoded by the coding sequence ATGAAGAGTGACCTTTTCGCTTCCGAGAACCTCGCCGGTCCGGCCACCGCCCCCGGCATGTCCCTGCAGAACGCCAAGTCGGTGAAGTACGCGGTCAACGGCGAGATGCTGGCCCGCCAGGGCTCCATGGTGGCCTGGCGCGGCAGCCTCCGGTTCGAGCGCAAGGGGCAGGGCATAGGCGGCATGCTCAAGCGCGCCGTGACCGGCGAGGGCCTGGCCCTGATGTCCGTGCGCGGGCAGGGCGAGGCCTGGTTCGCCCACCAGGCCGGCAACTGCTTCATCGTCGACCTGGAGCCGGGCGACGGGCTCACCCTCAACGGCCGCAACGTGCTCTGCTTCGACCCGACCCTGTCCTACGAGATCAAGATGGTGAAGGGCGCGGGGCTGGCCGGCGGGGGCCTCTTCAACAGCGTCTTCACCGGCACCGGCAGGCTCGCGCTGGTCTGCGACGGCCACCCGATCATCATCCCGGTCACCGCCCAGGCCCCGGTCTACGTGGACACGGACGCGGTGGTCGGCTGGAGCGCCGGGCTGGAGACCGCACTGCACCGCTCCCAGTCCGCCGGTTCGATGATCCGCGGCGGGTCCGGCGAGGCCGTCCAGCTGATGCTGCGCGGCGAGGGCTTCGTCATCGTCCGCCCGAGCGAGGTCACCGAGACGGCCGCGCACTGA
- a CDS encoding aminoacyl-tRNA hydrolase → MSSQHAHDAPDVPAVGADSPFRQEHAARDEAPQFVLPLVVRIEKTAPPARTDALETAARAVLVLLSDERARGTGEWAAAVRDWQDARIRKVVRRARGAEWRKAETLPGVTVHGDTAEVRVFPPVPLDGWPRELAKLQVSGTDLDDPGPVPAADAAELPVLWLNPDLDMSAGKAMAQAGHGAQLAWWELTGPERTAWQVSGFRLAVRTAPRERWAQLSGSGLPVVRDAGFTEIAPGSPTVIADHPSLRARR, encoded by the coding sequence ATGAGCAGCCAGCACGCGCACGACGCCCCCGACGTGCCCGCCGTCGGGGCGGACAGCCCCTTCCGGCAGGAGCACGCCGCCCGCGACGAGGCCCCGCAGTTCGTCCTGCCGCTGGTGGTGCGGATCGAGAAGACCGCGCCCCCGGCCCGCACGGACGCGCTGGAGACGGCCGCCCGGGCGGTGCTGGTCCTGCTCTCCGACGAGCGGGCCCGGGGCACGGGCGAGTGGGCCGCGGCGGTCCGCGACTGGCAGGACGCCCGCATCCGCAAGGTGGTGCGGCGGGCCCGCGGCGCGGAGTGGCGCAAGGCGGAGACCCTGCCCGGTGTGACGGTGCACGGTGACACGGCGGAGGTCCGGGTCTTCCCTCCGGTGCCGCTCGACGGCTGGCCCCGGGAACTGGCCAAGCTCCAGGTCTCCGGCACCGACCTCGACGACCCCGGGCCGGTCCCGGCGGCCGACGCGGCGGAGCTGCCCGTGCTGTGGCTCAATCCCGACCTGGACATGTCCGCGGGCAAGGCCATGGCCCAGGCCGGGCACGGCGCACAGCTCGCCTGGTGGGAGCTGACGGGCCCGGAGCGGACCGCGTGGCAGGTCTCCGGCTTCCGGCTGGCCGTACGGACCGCTCCGCGCGAGCGCTGGGCGCAGCTGAGCGGCAGCGGGCTCCCGGTGGTCCGGGACGCGGGCTTCACGGAGATCGCCCCCGGCAGCCCGACCGTCATCGCCGACCACCCGTCCCTGCGCGCCCGCCGCTGA
- a CDS encoding DUF692 domain-containing protein, whose product MARLGTGIGWRPEIAEAVGRLPGLDWVEVVAENICPGHLPAELLRLRERGVRVVPHGVSLGLGGADRPDPAKLAALGERALALGSPLVSEHIAFVRTTSPALEAGHLLPVPRTRDALDVLCENVRIAQDALPVPLALENIAALISWPGEELTEGQFLTELVERTGVRLLVDVANLHTNRVNRGEDPAAVLDAVPLEALAYVHVAGGVERDGVWHDTHAHPVPPVVLDLLAALRSRVDPPGVLLERDDDFPPEAELAGELTAIRTALTPTGRPTDRRPTAAPAPVRPADGGLPAAAVGEEVRTRLGIGQAAVLSALVAGTPVPEGFDRRRMAVQARALVAKRAGVVARTAPELPGILGGPAPYRAAFAAYAKGRPMASGYRRDALAFAEHLLVRDLPADPAARRRLTAWWRERAGARPLRGPLRRLRALLGRAA is encoded by the coding sequence ATGGCACGCCTGGGGACGGGCATCGGCTGGCGCCCGGAGATCGCGGAGGCCGTCGGGCGGCTGCCCGGGCTGGACTGGGTCGAGGTGGTGGCCGAGAACATCTGCCCGGGCCATCTCCCCGCCGAGCTGCTGCGGTTGCGCGAGCGCGGCGTACGGGTCGTGCCGCACGGGGTCTCGCTCGGCCTCGGTGGCGCCGACCGGCCCGATCCGGCGAAGCTGGCGGCGCTGGGCGAGCGGGCGCTGGCGCTGGGGTCGCCGCTGGTCAGCGAGCACATCGCCTTCGTCCGCACCACCTCCCCCGCGCTGGAGGCGGGTCACCTGCTGCCGGTGCCGCGCACCCGCGACGCGCTGGACGTGCTGTGCGAGAACGTGCGCATCGCGCAGGACGCGCTGCCCGTGCCGCTGGCGCTGGAGAACATCGCCGCACTGATCTCGTGGCCGGGCGAGGAGCTGACGGAGGGGCAGTTCCTGACGGAGCTGGTCGAGCGGACCGGCGTACGGCTGCTCGTCGACGTGGCCAACCTGCACACCAACCGGGTCAACCGGGGCGAGGACCCGGCGGCCGTGCTCGACGCGGTCCCGCTGGAGGCGCTGGCGTACGTGCACGTCGCGGGCGGTGTGGAACGCGACGGCGTCTGGCACGACACCCACGCGCACCCCGTGCCGCCGGTGGTGCTCGACCTGCTGGCCGCGCTGCGCTCGCGGGTGGACCCGCCCGGCGTCCTGCTGGAACGGGACGACGACTTCCCGCCGGAGGCGGAGCTCGCGGGCGAGCTGACGGCCATCCGCACGGCCCTGACGCCCACCGGCCGACCGACCGACCGCCGACCGACCGCCGCACCGGCCCCGGTGCGCCCGGCGGACGGCGGGCTGCCCGCCGCCGCGGTCGGGGAGGAGGTGCGCACCCGGCTGGGGATCGGGCAGGCCGCCGTGCTGTCGGCCCTGGTCGCCGGGACCCCCGTCCCCGAGGGCTTCGACCGGCGGCGGATGGCCGTGCAGGCCCGCGCCCTGGTCGCCAAGCGGGCCGGGGTGGTGGCCAGGACGGCCCCCGAACTGCCCGGCATCCTGGGCGGCCCGGCCCCGTACCGCGCGGCGTTCGCCGCGTACGCCAAGGGGCGCCCGATGGCCTCCGGGTACCGCCGGGACGCGCTGGCCTTCGCCGAGCACCTGCTGGTCCGGGACCTGCCGGCCGACCCGGCCGCCCGCCGCCGGCTCACCGCGTGGTGGCGGGAGCGGGCCGGGGCGCGCCCGCTCCGCGGTCCCCTGCGCCGGCTCCGCGCCCTGCTGGGGAGGGCCGCGTGA
- a CDS encoding TIGR04222 domain-containing membrane protein, with amino-acid sequence MNLLALAVWVGVLTSCVLLGAGVRRSRRPVGAGAGGGVHDLSEAAFLSGGPGGMVDTALVALLGDGRLAVGGPGIVHVRPGARAAGPAERAVLQAYGAAPSGWLYQVRYAAMLDPAVQRTGDALAARGLLAPPGAGRTWRRWGLAQIVVCVLLVLLSLPVSFFAYLVRPGPQVPFAVEVLPVLVLGIVAGRVCATRARNRLTPAGARELRRVRAAYPGEQGPYVQTALFGPRGLRDPYLREQLTAAARSTRLAAAQARARGTRGGRASSASDSVHGAAAVGLVPVFWCAGSDGGGGGSGCGSGSCASGSNCGSSGGGCGGSGGSSCSGGSGCGGSGCGSSG; translated from the coding sequence GTGAACCTCCTCGCCCTCGCCGTCTGGGTCGGCGTCCTCACCTCCTGCGTGCTGCTCGGGGCCGGCGTGCGCCGCAGCCGCCGCCCGGTGGGCGCGGGTGCGGGCGGCGGCGTCCACGATCTGTCCGAGGCCGCGTTCCTGTCGGGCGGGCCCGGCGGGATGGTGGACACCGCGCTGGTCGCCCTGCTGGGCGACGGCCGGCTGGCCGTCGGCGGTCCCGGGATCGTGCACGTACGGCCCGGGGCGCGGGCGGCCGGCCCCGCCGAGCGGGCCGTGCTCCAGGCGTACGGCGCGGCCCCGTCCGGCTGGCTCTACCAGGTGCGGTACGCCGCCATGCTGGACCCGGCCGTGCAGCGGACCGGTGACGCACTGGCCGCGCGCGGCCTGCTCGCCCCGCCCGGCGCCGGGCGGACCTGGCGGCGGTGGGGTCTGGCCCAGATCGTGGTGTGCGTGCTCCTGGTGCTGCTGTCGCTGCCCGTCAGTTTCTTCGCGTACCTGGTGCGGCCCGGCCCCCAGGTGCCGTTCGCCGTGGAGGTGCTGCCCGTCCTGGTGCTCGGGATCGTCGCCGGCCGGGTGTGCGCGACCCGGGCCCGCAACCGGCTGACCCCGGCCGGGGCGCGGGAGCTGCGCCGGGTGCGCGCCGCGTACCCGGGCGAGCAGGGTCCGTACGTGCAGACGGCGCTGTTCGGGCCGCGCGGCCTGCGCGACCCGTACCTGCGCGAGCAGTTGACGGCCGCCGCGCGCAGCACCCGGCTGGCCGCGGCGCAGGCCCGCGCGCGCGGGACGCGGGGCGGGCGCGCCTCCTCCGCCTCGGACTCCGTCCACGGAGCCGCCGCCGTCGGGCTCGTCCCGGTGTTCTGGTGCGCGGGCAGCGACGGGGGCGGGGGCGGATCGGGCTGCGGTTCGGGCAGTTGCGCCTCGGGCTCGAACTGCGGCTCCTCGGGCGGCGGGTGCGGCGGCTCCGGCGGGTCGAGCTGCTCCGGGGGCTCCGGCTGCGGCGGGTCCGGCTGCGGGTCGTCGGGGTAG
- a CDS encoding alpha/beta fold hydrolase, with translation MRTTPATRTSRPVPLARAALAVALCLAPCAPGVARAATRDVPAPATAAAESAADAGAERAARRAAGAAAAPGRDGDRLRFGPCPAVERLPDPVECATLRVPLDYARPGGPLIPLTVSRARATGARGAARQGALVHNPGGPGASGMYFPLVAGLAGWERISAAYDLVGYAPRGVGRSAPLSCQDPAVRAQGPTQVPVRPSAAYKRQRVEAARAYGRGCAERAGAALAQYTTLNNVRDLHVLRAALGERKLNFLGSSYGTYLGAVYAARHPDRVRRMVLDSAVDPDPGRVWYRDNLAQGPAFERRWYDFRSWTARHHDVYGLGATPEAVGASYERVRAAVARTPAGGVVGTGELQAAYLQAAYYDDVWPERAAALAAFLRGDPDPLAGQAAPDPAAAPAAEAENAAAVYTAVLCNDAPWPADWETWDRDTTELARTAPFEAWANTFLNLPCAYWPVRDRQRPDPVGPPPAAGPRLPRTLVVAAERDGATPYRGALELQRRLGGEAALVTEEGSGSHGVVGGRNACVDRHVERYLLKGDTSGWRVTCAPHPEPAPVSLDDRAARARGALPPPVV, from the coding sequence GTGCGCACGACGCCCGCCACCCGCACCTCCCGCCCGGTGCCGCTGGCGCGCGCGGCCCTCGCGGTGGCGCTCTGTCTCGCCCCGTGCGCGCCGGGCGTCGCCCGCGCCGCGACCCGCGACGTCCCGGCGCCCGCCACCGCCGCGGCGGAGTCGGCCGCGGACGCCGGTGCCGAACGCGCCGCCCGCCGCGCGGCCGGGGCCGCCGCCGCACCTGGACGGGACGGGGACCGGCTCCGCTTCGGGCCGTGCCCCGCCGTCGAGCGGCTGCCCGACCCCGTCGAGTGCGCGACGCTGCGCGTCCCGCTCGACTACGCCCGCCCCGGCGGCCCGCTGATCCCCCTCACCGTCAGCCGGGCCCGCGCCACCGGCGCCCGCGGCGCCGCCCGGCAGGGCGCCCTGGTCCACAACCCCGGCGGCCCCGGCGCCTCCGGCATGTACTTCCCGCTCGTCGCCGGGCTGGCCGGCTGGGAGCGGATCTCCGCCGCGTACGACCTCGTCGGCTACGCCCCGCGCGGCGTCGGCCGCTCCGCCCCGCTGTCCTGCCAGGACCCCGCGGTGCGCGCCCAGGGCCCCACCCAGGTGCCGGTGCGGCCCTCCGCCGCGTACAAGCGGCAGCGCGTCGAGGCGGCCCGGGCCTACGGCCGGGGGTGCGCGGAGCGGGCCGGGGCCGCCCTCGCCCAGTACACGACCCTGAACAACGTCCGCGACCTGCACGTGCTGCGGGCCGCGCTCGGCGAGCGGAAGCTGAACTTCCTGGGCTCCTCGTACGGCACGTACCTCGGCGCGGTCTACGCCGCCCGCCATCCCGACCGGGTCCGGCGGATGGTCCTGGACTCGGCGGTCGACCCCGACCCGGGCCGCGTCTGGTACCGCGACAACCTCGCCCAGGGGCCCGCCTTCGAGCGGCGCTGGTACGACTTCCGCTCCTGGACGGCCCGCCACCACGACGTCTACGGCCTCGGCGCCACCCCCGAGGCCGTGGGCGCGAGTTACGAGCGCGTCCGCGCCGCCGTGGCCCGTACGCCGGCGGGCGGCGTCGTCGGGACGGGCGAACTCCAGGCCGCCTACCTCCAGGCCGCCTACTACGACGACGTGTGGCCGGAGCGGGCCGCGGCCCTCGCCGCGTTCCTGCGCGGCGACCCGGACCCGCTGGCCGGCCAGGCGGCCCCGGACCCGGCTGCGGCGCCCGCGGCGGAGGCGGAGAACGCGGCGGCGGTCTACACGGCGGTGCTGTGCAACGACGCGCCCTGGCCCGCCGACTGGGAGACCTGGGACCGCGACACCACCGAACTGGCCCGCACGGCCCCCTTCGAGGCCTGGGCCAACACGTTCCTGAACCTGCCGTGCGCGTACTGGCCGGTGCGCGACCGGCAGCGCCCCGACCCCGTGGGGCCCCCGCCGGCGGCGGGGCCCCGGCTGCCCCGGACGCTCGTCGTGGCGGCGGAACGCGACGGGGCCACTCCGTACCGGGGGGCGCTGGAGCTCCAGCGGCGCCTGGGCGGCGAGGCCGCGCTGGTCACGGAGGAGGGGTCCGGCAGCCACGGGGTGGTCGGGGGGCGCAACGCGTGCGTGGACCGCCATGTGGAGCGGTACCTGCTGAAGGGTGACACCTCGGGGTGGCGTGTCACGTGTGCGCCGCATCCGGAGCCCGCACCGGTGTCGCTGGACGACCGGGCGGCGCGTGCCCGTGGGGCACTGCCGCCGCCGGTGGTCTGA
- the hemQ gene encoding hydrogen peroxide-dependent heme synthase: MTAPEKIPNAGKKAKDLNEVIRYTLWSVFKLKDVLPEDRTGYADEVQELFDQLAAKDITVRGTYDVSGLRADADVMIWWHAETSDELQSAYNLFRRTRLGRALEPVWSNMALHRPAEFNKSHIPAFLADENPRDYVSVYPFVRSYDWYLLPDEDRRRMLKDHGMMARGYPDVRANTVASFSLGDYEWMLAFEADELYRIVDLMRHLRASEARMHVREEVPFYTGRRKSVADLVAGLA; this comes from the coding sequence ATGACTGCACCAGAGAAGATTCCCAACGCGGGGAAGAAGGCGAAGGACCTCAACGAGGTCATCCGCTACACCCTGTGGTCCGTCTTCAAGCTGAAGGACGTCCTGCCCGAGGACCGCACCGGCTACGCCGACGAGGTCCAGGAGCTGTTCGACCAGCTGGCCGCCAAGGACATCACCGTCCGCGGCACCTACGACGTCTCCGGCCTGCGCGCCGACGCGGACGTCATGATCTGGTGGCACGCGGAGACCTCGGACGAGCTGCAGAGCGCGTACAACCTCTTCCGCCGCACCCGGCTGGGCCGCGCGCTGGAGCCGGTGTGGTCGAACATGGCCCTGCACCGCCCGGCCGAGTTCAACAAGTCTCACATCCCGGCCTTCCTGGCCGACGAGAACCCGCGCGACTACGTCAGCGTGTACCCGTTCGTGCGCAGCTACGACTGGTACCTGCTGCCCGACGAGGACCGTCGCCGCATGCTCAAGGACCACGGCATGATGGCCCGCGGCTACCCGGACGTCCGCGCCAACACCGTCGCCTCCTTCTCGCTCGGCGACTACGAGTGGATGCTGGCCTTCGAGGCCGACGAGCTGTACCGCATCGTCGACCTCATGCGTCACCTGCGCGCCTCCGAGGCCCGCATGCACGTCCGTGAAGAGGTGCCCTTCTACACCGGGCGCCGCAAGTCCGTCGCCGATCTGGTGGCCGGGCTCGCCTGA
- the hemG gene encoding protoporphyrinogen oxidase gives MHEADTRTDRPGGPGAPAAPHGHVVVIGGGIAGLAAAHRLLADGVRVTLLEAGPRLGGKLRSGELAGAPVDLGAESVLARRPEAVGLARAVGLGDALQPPATATAHLWTRGALRPMPRGHVMGVPGDPAPLAASGVLSPEGLARIGAERDLPPAEIGEDVAVGAFVAARLGHEVVDRLVEPLLGGVYAGDAYRISLRAAVPQLFAAARTHALLGDAVRDVQRRAARQPQAAGPVFAGIDGGIGRLPAAVADACRAAGARILLDTPARELVRTAAGGWRVVAGGEAIDADGVILATPAGPAARLLAALAPAAAAELDGVSYASMALVTMAFRTADLPASVTGGGASGFLVPPVDGRTIKASTFSSNKWAWAGADPDLFLLRTSVGRHGDEKDLGRDDADLVDVSLADLGEAVGLAARPVARAVTRWDAGLPQYPVGHLDRVARIRASVAALPGLAVCGALYDGVGIPACIASAGLAADAVTAAIGTPGSDH, from the coding sequence ATGCACGAAGCGGACACGCGTACGGACCGGCCGGGCGGCCCCGGAGCCCCCGCCGCCCCCCACGGCCACGTCGTCGTCATCGGCGGCGGCATCGCCGGCCTCGCGGCGGCCCACCGGCTGCTCGCCGACGGGGTCCGCGTCACCCTGCTGGAGGCCGGCCCCCGGCTCGGCGGCAAACTGCGCTCCGGCGAGCTCGCCGGAGCCCCCGTCGACCTCGGCGCCGAATCCGTCCTCGCCCGCCGCCCCGAAGCCGTCGGCCTCGCCCGGGCCGTCGGCCTCGGCGACGCCCTCCAACCCCCCGCCACCGCCACCGCCCACCTCTGGACCCGGGGCGCGCTGCGGCCCATGCCGCGCGGCCACGTCATGGGCGTCCCCGGCGACCCGGCCCCGCTCGCCGCCTCCGGCGTCCTCTCCCCGGAGGGCCTGGCCCGCATCGGGGCCGAACGCGACCTGCCGCCCGCCGAGATCGGCGAGGACGTGGCCGTCGGCGCGTTCGTCGCCGCCCGGCTCGGCCACGAGGTCGTCGACCGGCTGGTGGAACCGCTGCTCGGCGGCGTCTACGCGGGCGACGCCTACCGCATCTCCCTGCGCGCCGCCGTCCCCCAGCTCTTCGCGGCCGCCCGTACGCACGCCCTGCTCGGCGACGCCGTACGGGACGTGCAGCGCCGCGCCGCCCGGCAGCCGCAGGCGGCCGGCCCCGTCTTCGCCGGCATCGACGGCGGGATCGGCCGGCTCCCGGCCGCCGTCGCCGACGCCTGCCGCGCCGCCGGAGCGCGCATCCTGCTCGACACCCCCGCCCGCGAGCTCGTCCGTACGGCCGCCGGAGGATGGCGCGTCGTGGCCGGCGGCGAGGCCATCGACGCCGACGGGGTGATCCTGGCCACCCCGGCCGGACCGGCCGCGCGGCTGCTCGCCGCGCTCGCACCGGCCGCCGCCGCCGAGCTCGACGGGGTCTCCTACGCCTCGATGGCCCTGGTCACCATGGCCTTCCGCACCGCGGACCTGCCCGCCTCCGTCACCGGGGGCGGTGCCAGCGGCTTCCTGGTCCCGCCCGTGGACGGCCGTACGATCAAGGCCTCCACCTTCTCCAGCAACAAGTGGGCCTGGGCGGGCGCCGATCCGGACCTGTTCCTGCTGCGCACCTCCGTGGGCCGGCACGGGGACGAGAAGGACCTGGGCCGTGACGACGCCGACCTCGTCGACGTCTCGCTCGCCGACCTCGGCGAGGCCGTGGGCCTCGCCGCCCGCCCGGTCGCCCGGGCCGTCACGCGCTGGGACGCCGGCCTGCCCCAGTACCCGGTGGGCCACCTGGACCGGGTGGCCCGCATCCGCGCCTCCGTCGCGGCCCTGCCCGGGCTCGCGGTGTGCGGCGCGCTCTACGACGGGGTCGGCATCCCGGCGTGCATCGCGAGCGCGGGCCTGGCCGCGGACGCGGTGACCGCCGCGATCGGCACCCCTGGCTCGGACCACTGA